One region of Thermus albus genomic DNA includes:
- the gprE gene encoding nucleotide exchange factor GrpE, whose product MDKEREKIQQEEAAQVEKDLQAVGQEALALEQRLLAVEEELRALKDRYVRLLADFDNYRKRMEEELRLREREGTLRAVRALLPVLDDLERALEFAEANPESILQGVKAVREGFFRILAGLGIEEVPGEGQTFDPRYHEAIGLLPGEPGKVAKVFQRGFRLGETLVRPARVAVGEEKSPEEEGLE is encoded by the coding sequence ATGGACAAGGAACGCGAGAAAATCCAACAAGAGGAGGCCGCCCAGGTGGAGAAAGACCTCCAGGCGGTAGGCCAGGAGGCCTTGGCCCTGGAACAACGCCTCCTGGCCGTAGAGGAGGAACTCCGAGCCCTAAAGGACCGGTACGTGCGCCTCCTGGCCGACTTTGACAACTACCGCAAGCGCATGGAGGAGGAGCTTAGGCTCCGGGAACGGGAGGGGACCCTCCGGGCGGTCCGCGCCCTCCTTCCCGTCCTGGACGACCTGGAACGGGCCCTAGAGTTCGCCGAGGCCAACCCGGAGAGCATCCTCCAGGGGGTGAAGGCGGTGCGGGAAGGTTTCTTCCGCATCCTGGCGGGGCTTGGCATTGAGGAGGTGCCCGGGGAGGGGCAAACCTTCGACCCCCGTTACCACGAGGCCATCGGCCTCCTTCCCGGAGAACCCGGAAAGGTGGCCAAGGTCTTCCAGCGGGGCTTCCGCTTGGGAGAAACCTTGGTGCGGCCGGCCCGGGTGGCCGTGGGTGAGGAAAAAAGCCCGGAAGAAGAGGGCCTGGAGTAG
- the dnaK gene encoding molecular chaperone DnaK, which yields MAKAVGIDLGTTNSVIAVMEGGKPVVLENAEGERTTPSVVAFRDGETLVGRMAKRQAVLNPEGTIFEIKRFIGRRFEEVQEEAKRVPYKVVPGPDGGVRVEIKGKLYTPEEISAMVLRKLVEDASKKLGERITKAVITVPAYFNNAQREATANAGRIAGLEVLRIINEPTAAALAYGLDKKGNETVLVFDLGGGTFDVTVLEIGEGVFEVKSTSGDTHLGGSDMDHAIVNWLTEEFKREYGVDLKADRQALQRLIEAAEKAKIELSSTLETTISLPFIALDPASKTPLHLEKKLTRAKFEELIEPLLKRLRGPVEQALKDAGLTPAQIDEVILVGGATRVPAVQRVVKELLGKEPNRSVNPDEVVAMGAAIQAGVLMGEVRDVVLLDVTPLSLGVETKGGVMTVLIPRNTTIPTRKCEIFTTAEHNQTAVEIHVLQGERPMAADNKSLGRFRLEGIPPMPAGVPQIEVCFDIDANGILHVTAKEKSTGKEASITIQNTTTLSEEEIERMIEEAKRHAEEDRRRREHAELKNTLDSTRIQAERILQEKSSTPEAKARLEAAIARAKELSEKDASDPELKAATEELLKAVEAYEKAATAGATGGSSRGPDDVIDADYKPAD from the coding sequence ATGGCCAAGGCAGTGGGCATTGACCTGGGTACCACCAACAGCGTGATCGCCGTCATGGAGGGCGGCAAGCCGGTGGTGTTGGAAAACGCCGAGGGCGAAAGGACCACCCCCAGCGTGGTGGCCTTCCGGGACGGGGAGACCCTGGTGGGCCGCATGGCCAAGCGCCAGGCGGTGCTAAACCCCGAGGGCACCATCTTTGAGATCAAGCGCTTTATTGGACGCCGCTTTGAAGAGGTCCAGGAGGAGGCCAAGCGGGTGCCCTACAAGGTGGTCCCCGGGCCCGATGGCGGGGTGCGGGTGGAGATTAAGGGCAAGCTCTACACCCCCGAGGAGATCAGCGCCATGGTCCTCCGCAAACTGGTGGAGGACGCCTCCAAGAAGCTGGGAGAGCGCATCACCAAGGCGGTGATCACCGTGCCCGCCTACTTCAACAACGCCCAGCGGGAGGCCACGGCCAACGCCGGGCGCATTGCGGGCCTCGAGGTGCTCCGCATCATCAACGAGCCCACCGCCGCCGCCTTGGCCTACGGCCTGGACAAGAAGGGCAACGAAACCGTCCTGGTCTTTGACCTGGGGGGCGGGACCTTTGACGTGACGGTGCTGGAGATCGGCGAGGGGGTCTTTGAGGTGAAGTCCACCTCCGGGGACACCCACCTGGGCGGCAGCGACATGGACCACGCCATCGTGAACTGGCTGACCGAGGAGTTCAAGCGCGAGTACGGGGTGGACCTCAAGGCGGACCGCCAGGCCCTCCAGCGCCTGATAGAGGCGGCGGAGAAGGCTAAGATTGAGCTTTCCAGCACCCTGGAGACCACCATCAGCCTCCCCTTCATCGCCCTAGACCCCGCCAGCAAAACCCCCCTGCACCTGGAGAAGAAGCTTACCCGGGCCAAGTTTGAGGAGCTCATTGAGCCCCTTCTGAAGCGCCTTAGGGGCCCCGTGGAGCAGGCCCTTAAGGATGCGGGCCTGACCCCTGCCCAGATCGACGAGGTGATCCTGGTGGGCGGGGCCACCCGGGTGCCGGCGGTGCAGAGGGTGGTGAAGGAGCTATTGGGCAAGGAACCCAACCGCTCCGTCAACCCCGACGAGGTGGTGGCCATGGGGGCCGCCATCCAAGCGGGGGTCCTTATGGGGGAGGTGCGGGACGTGGTCCTCCTGGACGTCACCCCCCTCTCCTTGGGGGTGGAGACCAAGGGCGGGGTCATGACGGTCCTGATTCCCCGGAACACCACCATCCCCACCCGCAAGTGCGAGATCTTCACCACCGCCGAGCACAACCAGACCGCGGTGGAGATCCACGTCCTCCAGGGCGAGCGGCCCATGGCCGCGGACAACAAGAGCCTGGGCCGCTTCCGCTTGGAGGGCATCCCCCCCATGCCCGCGGGGGTGCCCCAGATTGAGGTCTGCTTTGACATAGACGCCAACGGCATCCTCCACGTGACCGCCAAGGAGAAGTCCACGGGGAAGGAGGCCTCCATCACCATCCAGAACACCACCACCCTGTCCGAGGAGGAGATAGAGCGGATGATTGAGGAGGCCAAGCGGCACGCGGAGGAGGACCGGCGCCGGCGGGAGCACGCCGAGCTCAAGAACACCCTGGATTCCACCCGCATCCAGGCGGAAAGAATCCTCCAGGAGAAGTCGAGCACCCCGGAGGCCAAGGCCCGCCTCGAGGCGGCCATCGCCCGGGCCAAGGAGCTCTCGGAAAAGGACGCCTCCGATCCCGAGCTGAAAGCCGCCACGGAGGAACTTTTGAAGGCGGTAGAGGCCTACGAGAAGGCCGCCACCGCCGGGGCCACCGGGGGATCCAGCCGCGGCCCTGACGACGTGATTGACGCCGACTACAAGCCTGCTGACTAA
- the ftsH gene encoding ATP-dependent zinc metalloprotease FtsH, with amino-acid sequence MSRLPLNFLVFILGLLLLAWAFSLAGTAGNPASGVNYTTFLEDLQAGRVKEVVVRAGETRIQGTLTDGSTFTTYAASPPDNQTLEAWTKRGVSVRVEPPQGQSPLGFLWPLLLVGLLIGALFYFSRAGRSGPSDSAFSFTKSRAKVLTEAPKVTFKDVAGAEEAKEELKEIVEFLKNPARFHEMGARIPKGVLLVGPPGVGKTHIARAVAGEAKVPFITASGSDFVEMFVGVGAARVRDLFETAKRHAPCIIFIDEIDAVGRRRGAGVGGGNDEREQTLNQLLVEMDGFEKDSTIIVMAATNRPDVLDPALLRPGRFDRQVAIDAPDVRGREQILRIHARGKPLAEDVDLALLAKRTPGFVGADLENLLNEAALLAAREGRKKITMKDLEEAADRVMMGPAKKSLVLTPRDRRITAYHEAGHALAAHFLEHADGVHKVTIVPRGRALGFMMPRREDMLHWSRNRLLDQIAVALAGRAAEELIFEDVTTGAENDFRQATELARRMITEWGMHPEFGPVAYAHREDTYLGGYDVRQYSEETARRIDEAVRRLIEEQYGRVKNLLQEKREILERVAETLLERETLTAEEFQRVVEGLPLEPDGEDQGETPQERPEKETPRVVPKVKPGGALGGAG; translated from the coding sequence ATGTCCCGGCTTCCTTTGAACTTTTTGGTTTTCATCCTGGGCCTGCTCCTTTTGGCCTGGGCCTTTAGCCTGGCGGGCACGGCGGGGAACCCGGCAAGCGGGGTCAACTACACCACCTTCCTCGAGGACCTGCAGGCGGGCAGGGTGAAGGAGGTGGTGGTGCGGGCTGGGGAGACCCGCATCCAAGGCACCTTAACCGACGGTTCCACCTTCACCACCTACGCCGCTAGCCCTCCCGATAACCAGACCCTCGAGGCCTGGACCAAAAGGGGCGTGAGCGTGCGGGTGGAGCCTCCACAGGGGCAAAGTCCTCTGGGTTTCCTCTGGCCGCTTCTTTTGGTGGGGCTTCTCATCGGGGCGCTTTTCTACTTCTCCCGTGCGGGGCGTTCCGGGCCCTCGGACTCCGCCTTCAGCTTCACCAAGAGCCGGGCCAAGGTGCTCACCGAGGCCCCCAAGGTCACCTTCAAGGACGTAGCCGGAGCCGAGGAGGCCAAGGAGGAGCTGAAGGAGATCGTGGAGTTCCTGAAGAACCCCGCCCGCTTTCACGAGATGGGGGCCAGGATTCCCAAAGGAGTCCTCCTGGTGGGCCCCCCGGGGGTGGGGAAGACCCACATCGCCCGGGCGGTGGCGGGAGAGGCCAAGGTACCCTTCATCACCGCCAGTGGCTCCGACTTCGTGGAGATGTTCGTGGGGGTGGGGGCGGCGAGGGTCCGGGACCTCTTTGAAACCGCCAAGCGCCATGCCCCCTGCATCATCTTCATTGACGAGATCGATGCCGTGGGCCGCAGGCGGGGTGCGGGGGTGGGAGGCGGCAACGACGAGCGGGAACAGACCTTAAACCAGCTTCTGGTGGAGATGGACGGCTTTGAAAAGGACTCCACCATCATCGTCATGGCCGCCACCAACCGCCCCGACGTTCTGGACCCGGCCCTCCTGCGCCCGGGCCGCTTTGACCGCCAGGTGGCCATAGATGCCCCGGACGTAAGAGGCCGGGAGCAGATCCTGCGCATCCACGCCCGGGGCAAGCCCTTGGCGGAGGATGTGGACCTGGCCCTTTTGGCCAAGCGCACCCCAGGCTTTGTAGGGGCGGACTTGGAAAACCTCCTGAACGAGGCGGCCCTCCTGGCGGCCCGGGAAGGCCGGAAGAAGATCACCATGAAGGACCTCGAGGAGGCCGCCGACCGGGTGATGATGGGCCCGGCCAAGAAGAGCCTGGTCCTTACCCCTCGGGACCGGAGGATCACCGCCTACCACGAGGCAGGGCATGCCCTGGCCGCTCACTTCTTGGAGCACGCGGATGGGGTGCACAAGGTGACCATCGTGCCCCGGGGCCGGGCTTTGGGCTTCATGATGCCCAGGCGGGAGGACATGCTCCACTGGAGCCGAAACCGCCTCCTGGACCAGATCGCCGTGGCCTTGGCTGGGCGGGCGGCGGAGGAGCTCATCTTTGAGGACGTGACCACGGGGGCGGAAAACGACTTCCGCCAGGCCACGGAGCTGGCCCGGCGCATGATCACCGAGTGGGGCATGCATCCCGAGTTTGGTCCCGTGGCCTATGCCCATCGTGAGGACACCTATCTGGGCGGTTACGACGTGCGCCAGTACTCGGAGGAGACCGCCAGGCGCATAGACGAGGCGGTGCGCCGCCTCATTGAGGAGCAATACGGGCGGGTGAAAAACCTCCTGCAGGAGAAACGGGAAATCCTGGAGCGGGTGGCGGAAACCCTCCTGGAGCGGGAGACCCTTACCGCTGAGGAGTTCCAAAGGGTGGTGGAGGGTCTGCCCCTGGAGCCAGACGGGGAGGACCAAGGGGAGACGCCCCAAGAGCGCCCGGAAAAGGAAACCCCCCGGGTGGTGCCCAAGGTCAAGCCGGGGGGAGCCTTGGGCGGCGCTGGATAG
- a CDS encoding HU family DNA-binding protein, whose product MAAKKTVTKADLVDQVAAATGLKKKDIKAAVDAFLSKVEEALSGGNKVQLTGFGTFEVRKRKARTGVKPGTKEKIKIPATQYPAFKPGKALKEKVKK is encoded by the coding sequence ATGGCAGCAAAGAAAACGGTCACCAAAGCGGATCTAGTGGATCAGGTGGCAGCCGCTACGGGCCTTAAGAAGAAGGACATCAAGGCGGCGGTGGATGCGTTCCTCTCCAAGGTGGAAGAAGCCCTCTCTGGGGGGAACAAGGTGCAGCTCACCGGCTTCGGCACCTTTGAGGTGCGCAAGCGCAAGGCCCGCACCGGTGTGAAGCCCGGCACCAAGGAGAAGATCAAGATCCCCGCTACCCAGTATCCCGCCTTCAAGCCGGGTAAGGCTCTCAAGGAAAAGGTCAAGAAGTAA
- a CDS encoding lysophospholipid acyltransferase family protein: MEAHQPNPVYRAAWYLARFLLHLLFGYRAEGVENVPKEGPVILAANHLSILDPIAVGAGVRRPVSFLARADVFRLPLLSWLLPRLYTIPVERGQSDLSAIKGAIRALEKGLAFGIFPEGTRSRTGKLQPFKTGVAAIALRTGSPVVPVAVVGTDQAWPVGRKLFRLRKPIRVIYGKPIPVPKLSRFTHQELEILTREIEARVRELLPPQYR; the protein is encoded by the coding sequence GTGGAAGCCCACCAGCCAAACCCTGTCTACCGGGCCGCCTGGTATCTGGCCCGGTTTCTCCTGCACCTCCTCTTCGGTTATCGGGCAGAGGGCGTGGAAAACGTACCCAAGGAAGGCCCGGTCATTCTGGCCGCCAACCACCTTTCCATCCTGGATCCCATCGCCGTGGGGGCCGGGGTACGACGCCCCGTGAGCTTCCTGGCCCGGGCCGACGTCTTCCGCCTACCCCTGCTCTCCTGGCTTCTACCCCGGCTTTACACCATCCCCGTGGAGCGGGGGCAAAGCGATCTCTCCGCCATCAAAGGTGCCATCCGCGCCCTGGAAAAGGGTTTGGCTTTTGGCATCTTCCCGGAAGGAACCCGAAGCCGCACGGGTAAGCTCCAGCCCTTTAAGACCGGGGTGGCGGCCATCGCCCTGCGCACCGGAAGCCCCGTGGTACCCGTGGCGGTGGTGGGCACCGACCAGGCCTGGCCCGTGGGGCGAAAGCTCTTCCGGTTGCGCAAGCCCATCCGGGTGATCTATGGCAAACCTATACCGGTTCCGAAGCTTTCCCGCTTTACCCACCAGGAGCTGGAAATCTTGACCCGGGAGATAGAGGCCCGGGTACGGGAACTTTTGCCACCCCAGTACCGCTAG
- a CDS encoding endonuclease V, whose protein sequence is MEPFPEPKDLQTAVALQRSLAERVVLEGSLEGARLIAALDASHRRGKPLVAVAVLYHLEKGLLCVGLGVVPEEALFPYIPGFLSFREAPAYLEALKNLPEPPEALLVDGQGIAHPRGLGIASHLGVHLDLPSIGVAKSLLYGRLEAPLPLEAGSAVRLLSPEGRPLGYAYRSRRGIKPLFVSPGHRVGLEEALDFVKRLPTRFRLPEPLRLAHLEAGKALRSLDP, encoded by the coding sequence ATGGAGCCCTTTCCCGAGCCGAAAGACCTGCAAACGGCCGTGGCCCTGCAAAGAAGCCTGGCGGAAAGGGTGGTGTTGGAGGGTAGCCTCGAGGGTGCCAGGCTAATCGCCGCCCTAGACGCCTCCCACCGGCGGGGCAAGCCCCTGGTGGCCGTGGCCGTGCTTTACCACCTGGAAAAGGGCCTACTCTGCGTAGGCCTAGGGGTAGTACCCGAGGAAGCCCTCTTCCCCTACATCCCGGGTTTCCTCTCCTTCCGCGAGGCCCCCGCCTACCTGGAGGCTTTAAAAAACCTCCCCGAGCCTCCCGAAGCCCTACTGGTGGACGGCCAGGGCATCGCCCACCCCCGGGGCCTGGGCATCGCCAGCCACCTGGGGGTGCACCTGGACCTACCCAGCATCGGCGTGGCCAAAAGCCTCCTTTACGGCCGCCTGGAGGCGCCTTTACCCTTGGAAGCGGGAAGCGCGGTAAGGCTTCTTTCTCCAGAGGGCCGCCCCCTGGGCTACGCCTACCGTAGCCGAAGAGGAATAAAGCCCCTTTTCGTCTCCCCGGGCCACCGGGTGGGCCTGGAGGAGGCCCTGGACTTCGTGAAGCGCCTACCCACCCGCTTCCGCCTGCCAGAACCCTTGCGCCTAGCCCACCTCGAGGCGGGCAAGGCCTTGCGAAGCCTGGACCCGTAA
- a CDS encoding SIS domain-containing protein — translation MRDLDREETYLVDRRGLALELRDLVGSGPVPTENYPGPYAALGYGEGHFAARLSGLPDWTEEGTLFVLEGGYDLGEAAALSLLAETERVQVVKLGLRPGVEVYLSPSPLNPYRYLRFLLLATRQEEALSEADKVLLEERRRLTPEIPLEENPAKFLAYTLVERIPLLYAPFFRPLEEAGQSLFARIGKSLALTPPHSALEFFLTGLEARHEQGDPLAALLLGEGEAVRLAKEILETRVDAIAEVPAPSGSRLAQALALWYRLAWTAYYLALLYGVDPSDPEVLERLREAT, via the coding sequence ATGCGCGACCTAGACCGTGAGGAGACCTACTTGGTGGACCGCCGGGGCTTAGCCCTGGAGCTTCGCGACCTGGTGGGTTCGGGGCCCGTGCCCACCGAAAACTATCCCGGGCCCTACGCCGCCTTGGGCTATGGGGAAGGCCACTTCGCCGCCCGGCTCTCCGGCCTCCCCGACTGGACAGAGGAAGGGACCCTATTCGTGCTGGAGGGGGGGTACGACCTGGGAGAGGCCGCGGCCCTTTCCCTTCTGGCGGAAACGGAGCGGGTACAGGTGGTCAAGCTGGGCCTCCGCCCTGGTGTGGAGGTCTACCTCTCCCCGAGCCCCTTGAACCCTTACCGCTACCTGCGCTTCCTCCTTCTGGCCACGAGGCAGGAGGAAGCCCTTTCCGAGGCGGATAAGGTCCTGTTGGAGGAAAGGAGACGCCTTACCCCGGAGATCCCCCTCGAGGAGAACCCCGCCAAGTTCCTGGCCTACACCCTGGTGGAGAGGATCCCCCTCCTCTACGCTCCCTTTTTCCGCCCCTTGGAGGAAGCAGGGCAGAGCCTTTTTGCCCGGATTGGGAAAAGCCTAGCCCTCACCCCACCCCATAGCGCCCTGGAGTTTTTCCTCACAGGCCTCGAGGCCCGCCACGAGCAGGGAGACCCCCTGGCCGCCCTCCTCCTGGGGGAGGGGGAGGCGGTACGTCTGGCCAAGGAGATCCTGGAAACCCGGGTGGACGCCATCGCCGAGGTGCCCGCTCCCTCAGGCAGCCGCCTGGCCCAAGCCCTGGCCCTCTGGTACCGCCTGGCCTGGACCGCCTACTACCTGGCCCTGCTCTACGGGGTGGACCCCTCCGACCCCGAGGTCCTGGAGCGCCTGCGGGAGGCCACCTGA
- a CDS encoding class I mannose-6-phosphate isomerase — translation MLTLVQPFSPKPVPRPWGGGALGFGPGVGEVWLAEAPLLVKILDPVEWLSVQVHPPHGYALRVEGGPGKYEAWYVLTPGEIVYGFSRPVTPEEVRRRVAEGTLEEVLNRIRVAPGQVVYIPAGVVHALGPGVRVYEVQTPSDLTYRLYDYDRPRELHLEKALEVAVLEPTPLPPVRPEPVARGECLLKTPYFRLYRYPLPGGLGLHPQAPLLLTLLEGKAQVQGIHLEPPATFLLEPGEQVWVEGEGWFLGASPEGF, via the coding sequence ATGCTAACCCTCGTGCAGCCCTTTAGCCCCAAGCCGGTGCCACGTCCCTGGGGAGGAGGCGCTTTGGGCTTTGGCCCGGGGGTGGGCGAGGTATGGCTGGCGGAAGCACCCCTTCTGGTGAAGATTTTGGACCCGGTGGAGTGGCTTTCCGTCCAGGTCCACCCACCCCATGGTTATGCCTTAAGGGTGGAAGGCGGGCCCGGCAAGTACGAAGCTTGGTATGTCCTTACCCCGGGGGAGATAGTCTACGGCTTTTCCAGGCCGGTAACCCCGGAGGAGGTGCGGAGGAGGGTGGCGGAAGGAACCCTAGAGGAGGTTTTAAACCGCATCCGGGTTGCCCCTGGCCAAGTGGTCTACATACCGGCAGGGGTGGTGCACGCCCTGGGCCCAGGGGTGCGGGTGTACGAGGTCCAGACCCCCTCGGACCTCACCTACCGACTTTATGATTACGACCGTCCCCGGGAGCTCCACCTGGAAAAGGCCCTAGAGGTGGCCGTTTTGGAGCCCACCCCCTTACCCCCAGTCCGGCCTGAGCCCGTGGCGAGAGGGGAGTGCCTGCTCAAGACCCCTTATTTTCGTCTCTATCGCTACCCCCTTCCCGGGGGGCTAGGCCTCCATCCGCAGGCGCCCCTTCTCCTAACCCTCCTGGAAGGGAAGGCCCAGGTGCAGGGAATCCACCTGGAACCCCCAGCTACCTTCCTCCTGGAGCCGGGGGAACAGGTCTGGGTGGAAGGGGAGGGGTGGTTTCTTGGGGCTAGCCCTGAAGGCTTTTGA
- a CDS encoding BTAD domain-containing putative transcriptional regulator: protein MALAWQSPAYLERQRLLDLLPQEPGFAVWLEAPAGFGKSVLAGQLSARLGLRTLWASALLGPPKNLLAKALGLPEEVPWGAVVEALKSEPTLVVLEDLTGKEGLSPLLRTLPALVVLASRKPLPYPELPKLLAEGRLVHLKASHLAFTLEEAEALFAGTEGFEEAHRATGGWPLPLFLSALTGNPPEPKALLQGLRESLSPGEFQEGLLLAALPHLPPSLARQETESLFQKGLLRRLPEGYTLHPLLKEMARKSLLKEVQRAVRQAAGRLPPALLAEAYWEAGLKGELLSLLESPITLPIPAERLLQWQDLLRQGGPRAHLRLGEALAQCGRKEGLALLTELAESPEDPALALTAMGHLAFYLSETLLGRDLPRARAYLERGLALLPKVSPELAGRFLNDAARVPFEEGRPEEAARLLEEALRHLPPESPYRIAPLSNLALLRFELKGAFRERIEALEEALGLMERHIPQNLAGHLRDLGRLHLLLGQRERARGYLERASQTPGHPLASLEAKMLLAHMDKDAETLARLVAQAELWENAYLVERGRALLAELRGDPGLLEGLSGFFPSLTRALLRKDPGLLPPYPGNLEERLLWHAARYRLLGGEEDLKALLTLTDVGEGLLPDLLPLEALPRKRPELARAYPLLEVLRSGWKEAIALRLPEIPPLRVQVLGRFQVEHPLGPVTLKGKAREVFALMLLGLPREEVAFALWPDVTEEAALNNLYVWLARLRKVLEPWGVPTYLGEEGLMRVEADLSALEEALQRGQAERVLELYREPLFPGLDHPLLDRKREEVFHRVRALFLKRAEPHFLERLLELDPLDEEALLPLSASYLARGQRARALRLLERYRKRLWEELGEKPSSKVEALIKSLQG, encoded by the coding sequence ATGGCCCTGGCCTGGCAAAGCCCGGCCTATTTGGAACGCCAGAGGCTTTTGGACCTCCTGCCCCAAGAACCGGGCTTTGCCGTATGGCTGGAGGCCCCTGCGGGCTTTGGGAAAAGCGTTCTAGCCGGCCAGCTTTCTGCCCGCCTGGGCCTAAGGACCCTTTGGGCCAGCGCCCTTTTGGGCCCGCCAAAGAACCTTCTGGCCAAGGCCTTGGGGCTTCCCGAAGAGGTGCCCTGGGGCGCGGTGGTGGAGGCCCTCAAGTCCGAGCCCACCCTGGTGGTCCTGGAGGACCTTACCGGTAAGGAGGGCCTTTCTCCCCTCCTTCGCACCCTTCCCGCCCTGGTGGTCCTGGCCAGCCGCAAGCCCCTCCCCTACCCTGAACTTCCCAAGCTCCTGGCCGAGGGAAGGCTCGTTCACCTAAAGGCTTCCCACCTGGCCTTTACCCTCGAGGAGGCCGAGGCCCTCTTCGCCGGCACGGAAGGCTTTGAGGAGGCCCACCGGGCCACGGGGGGCTGGCCCCTTCCCCTTTTCCTCTCCGCCCTCACGGGAAACCCCCCTGAGCCCAAGGCCCTCCTGCAGGGCTTAAGGGAAAGCCTGTCCCCCGGGGAGTTCCAAGAAGGTCTTCTGCTGGCAGCTCTTCCCCACCTACCCCCTTCCCTGGCCCGCCAAGAAACGGAAAGCCTCTTCCAAAAAGGCCTCCTAAGGCGCCTGCCGGAGGGCTACACCCTCCATCCCCTCCTTAAGGAGATGGCCCGAAAGAGCCTCCTAAAGGAGGTGCAACGGGCCGTGCGCCAAGCCGCGGGAAGGCTTCCCCCCGCCTTGTTGGCGGAAGCCTACTGGGAAGCGGGCCTCAAGGGGGAACTTTTGTCCCTTCTAGAGAGCCCCATCACCCTGCCGATCCCCGCGGAAAGGCTTTTGCAATGGCAGGACCTTCTCCGCCAAGGGGGCCCGAGGGCCCACCTGCGCCTGGGGGAGGCCCTGGCCCAGTGCGGCAGGAAGGAGGGGCTTGCCCTATTGACGGAACTGGCGGAGTCCCCCGAGGACCCCGCTTTAGCCCTCACCGCCATGGGCCACCTGGCCTTTTACCTCTCGGAAACCCTTTTGGGCCGAGACCTTCCCCGGGCCCGGGCCTATTTGGAACGGGGTCTGGCCCTCCTCCCTAAGGTCAGCCCCGAGCTGGCCGGCCGTTTCTTGAACGACGCCGCCCGGGTACCCTTTGAGGAAGGCCGGCCCGAGGAGGCAGCAAGGCTTTTGGAAGAGGCCCTCCGCCACCTACCCCCGGAAAGCCCCTACCGGATCGCCCCCCTCAGCAACCTGGCCCTCCTGCGCTTTGAGCTAAAGGGGGCCTTTCGGGAAAGGATAGAGGCCCTCGAGGAAGCCCTGGGGCTGATGGAGCGCCATATCCCGCAAAACCTCGCCGGCCACCTCCGGGACCTGGGCAGGCTCCACCTCCTCCTGGGGCAGAGGGAGAGGGCGCGTGGCTACTTGGAAAGGGCCAGCCAAACTCCTGGCCACCCCCTGGCCTCCCTGGAGGCCAAGATGCTCCTGGCTCACATGGACAAGGATGCCGAAACCCTCGCCCGGCTGGTGGCCCAGGCGGAACTCTGGGAAAACGCCTACCTGGTGGAAAGGGGAAGGGCCCTCTTGGCGGAGCTCAGGGGGGATCCGGGCCTGTTGGAGGGTCTTTCGGGTTTCTTCCCCAGCCTCACCCGGGCCCTTTTACGAAAAGACCCGGGGCTTCTGCCCCCTTATCCCGGAAACCTAGAGGAAAGGCTCCTCTGGCACGCTGCCCGCTACCGCCTCCTGGGCGGGGAGGAGGACCTAAAGGCCCTCCTCACCCTAACCGATGTTGGAGAAGGCCTTCTTCCAGACCTCCTTCCCCTGGAGGCCCTCCCCAGGAAGCGCCCCGAGCTGGCCCGGGCCTATCCCCTCCTCGAGGTCCTGCGTTCCGGATGGAAGGAGGCCATCGCCCTGAGGCTCCCTGAGATCCCACCCTTAAGGGTCCAGGTCCTGGGGCGCTTCCAAGTGGAACATCCTTTGGGGCCTGTAACCCTAAAGGGAAAGGCCAGGGAAGTCTTCGCCCTTATGCTCCTGGGCCTGCCCCGGGAGGAGGTGGCCTTTGCCCTTTGGCCGGACGTGACCGAGGAGGCGGCCTTGAACAACCTTTACGTGTGGCTGGCCCGCCTTCGCAAGGTCCTGGAGCCCTGGGGGGTGCCCACCTACCTGGGGGAGGAGGGGCTGATGCGGGTGGAAGCCGATCTTTCTGCCCTAGAGGAAGCCTTGCAACGGGGCCAGGCGGAAAGGGTTTTGGAGCTTTACCGAGAACCCCTTTTCCCGGGTTTGGATCACCCCCTTTTGGACCGGAAGCGGGAGGAGGTTTTCCACCGGGTGCGGGCCCTGTTTCTCAAACGGGCGGAGCCCCATTTCTTAGAACGTCTTTTGGAGCTTGACCCCCTGGACGAGGAAGCCCTCCTCCCTTTGTCGGCCTCGTACCTGGCCCGAGGCCAAAGGGCCCGGGCCTTAAGGCTTCTGGAGCGTTACCGCAAACGCCTGTGGGAAGAACTGGGGGAGAAGCCCTCCTCCAAGGTGGAGGCCCTCATCAAAAGCCTTCAGGGCTAG